The Exiguobacterium acetylicum genome includes a window with the following:
- a CDS encoding ABC transporter permease, which translates to MFRFVLNQWRRQRGKFILTLVGALIISAGLSLMFNLTDSSQGTVEQTLQKKWSSAYDIVVRPKGSQMSTESSKLLEPNYLNGINGGISFKQYQQIKQMNAIDIAAPVAVMGYANIGISIPNQIHFPDKPGIYRLSNSHYGAGGFSKELIAQESAYFSTMEEPLVPPNTRLFNLQNPQDFSSVQPFTYSLIVGIDPEAEAQLVGLDQSILNRKKFRYFNQEDVPSASKESSNEFNIPVLINPKSFNTGYSQFKLEQVNVDLKTKQARDTFYQRLAESNDSQPLDQEKRKIIQDIKVDASKVESAYFDSLLGQKTKVLPQAEAYTNAQLAAQTGSLTYQTVKSPFPTRWKDAYEVHTAPTAFKNAILPSSYLPKRGFRTIDSYEIKMKKSDQSDFKSMNPYLTFNVVGLYDPNKINVSKDPLNELPMETYRPSAASLVLDSKNDPVNPAQPINTTGNPVGLLTNSPNVLTTVDSVKKVMGDQSISSIRLKVKGPSSVGEQSDKTLQRIKSEIERDTGLVATITKGSSPQPVVTKVIDDGKTLGWIEQPWIHIGAAMTIFRETSVGFSSVIFAMLAVAIVYVLATSYVSMLARRKEFAVLLALGWRTKDLYKIVLIEAAILAGFVSTIALIVEGIFSLVRNEAMNGWSLVWIALFSLVIYLAGAVWSAWTIRRISPYEAIKTGEYAKAARVGLKLRSTVTLALKELIGKWKRNSLSVLSIALPTALLTFFLFVTFHLQGVLYTSWLGQFVALQVGPMHYVTMGVAITIAILTTGEIMWQNVTDRRASLAVLKALGWTNGAIRQLIVLEGFLVGLISGIVGLIVAYTTIYFLYDLVPWNEPLLIGVSIALPILFGVIAAFIPAQLAARVQPYQELKDAS; encoded by the coding sequence ATGTTTCGTTTTGTCTTGAATCAATGGCGCCGGCAGCGTGGAAAGTTTATCCTGACGCTTGTCGGTGCCCTCATCATCAGCGCCGGACTCAGTCTGATGTTCAACTTGACGGACTCCAGTCAAGGCACGGTCGAACAGACGTTACAAAAGAAATGGTCATCCGCCTACGATATCGTCGTCCGACCAAAAGGCAGTCAGATGTCGACGGAATCGAGTAAGTTACTCGAACCGAATTATCTCAACGGAATCAACGGTGGGATTTCGTTTAAACAGTACCAACAAATCAAACAAATGAATGCGATTGATATCGCAGCTCCGGTTGCTGTCATGGGGTACGCTAATATCGGAATCTCGATTCCAAATCAAATCCACTTTCCGGACAAGCCTGGTATTTATCGACTGAGTAATTCACATTATGGCGCTGGTGGATTTTCGAAAGAACTCATTGCACAGGAGAGCGCTTACTTTTCAACTATGGAAGAACCACTCGTCCCTCCGAACACGCGATTGTTCAATCTTCAAAATCCGCAAGATTTTTCATCCGTACAACCCTTTACCTATAGTCTCATCGTCGGAATCGATCCGGAAGCAGAAGCACAACTCGTTGGTTTGGATCAGAGCATCCTGAATCGGAAGAAGTTTCGTTACTTTAACCAAGAGGATGTTCCCTCAGCCAGCAAGGAGAGTTCCAACGAATTCAACATTCCGGTGTTGATCAATCCAAAATCCTTCAATACGGGCTATAGTCAATTCAAGTTAGAACAGGTTAACGTCGATCTGAAAACAAAACAAGCACGTGATACATTCTATCAACGACTAGCTGAATCGAACGACTCCCAACCTCTCGATCAAGAAAAACGCAAGATCATCCAAGACATTAAAGTCGATGCTTCTAAGGTCGAGAGCGCTTATTTCGATTCTCTACTCGGTCAAAAAACTAAGGTACTTCCACAAGCAGAAGCATATACTAACGCTCAACTCGCCGCCCAAACAGGCTCTTTGACATATCAAACGGTGAAGAGTCCGTTCCCTACACGATGGAAGGATGCTTATGAAGTGCATACAGCACCTACTGCATTCAAAAACGCTATATTACCATCCTCTTATCTTCCGAAGCGCGGCTTCCGGACGATAGATTCTTATGAAATAAAAATGAAAAAATCGGATCAATCTGATTTTAAGTCAATGAATCCTTATCTGACGTTCAATGTCGTCGGTTTGTATGATCCGAACAAGATCAATGTGTCCAAAGATCCATTGAACGAATTACCGATGGAGACCTATCGACCGTCTGCTGCGAGTCTCGTACTTGACTCAAAAAACGATCCGGTCAATCCTGCCCAACCAATCAACACGACCGGGAATCCGGTTGGTCTATTGACGAACTCTCCAAACGTTCTCACGACGGTCGATAGTGTCAAAAAGGTGATGGGCGATCAATCGATTTCATCGATTCGATTAAAAGTAAAGGGGCCTTCTTCTGTCGGTGAACAGTCGGATAAAACCTTACAACGCATCAAGTCGGAAATCGAACGAGATACTGGTCTCGTCGCTACGATCACCAAAGGTTCCTCCCCTCAACCGGTCGTCACGAAGGTCATCGATGACGGCAAGACGCTCGGTTGGATCGAACAACCGTGGATCCACATCGGTGCCGCGATGACGATCTTCCGCGAGACGAGCGTCGGTTTCTCAAGCGTCATCTTCGCGATGCTCGCGGTCGCCATCGTATATGTCCTTGCAACGAGCTACGTCTCGATGCTCGCCCGCCGGAAAGAGTTCGCTGTCTTGCTCGCACTCGGTTGGCGGACGAAGGATCTCTACAAAATCGTCTTGATCGAGGCAGCGATTCTAGCCGGATTCGTCTCGACGATTGCCTTGATCGTCGAAGGGATTTTCTCACTCGTTCGGAACGAAGCGATGAATGGCTGGAGTCTTGTTTGGATCGCGCTATTCAGTCTCGTCATCTACCTTGCAGGTGCTGTTTGGTCAGCATGGACGATTCGCCGGATCTCACCGTACGAAGCGATCAAGACCGGTGAATACGCAAAAGCCGCTCGTGTCGGACTGAAGCTTCGTTCGACGGTGACGCTCGCACTAAAGGAATTGATCGGGAAATGGAAACGGAACAGTTTGTCCGTCCTCTCGATCGCTCTACCGACGGCACTGCTGACGTTCTTCTTGTTCGTCACGTTCCATCTACAAGGTGTTCTTTATACGTCGTGGCTCGGTCAATTCGTTGCCTTGCAAGTCGGACCGATGCATTACGTGACGATGGGCGTCGCGATCACGATCGCTATTTTGACGACTGGAGAAATCATGTGGCAAAACGTCACCGATCGCAGGGCGTCACTTGCCGTCTTAAAAGCACTCGGTTGGACGAACGGCGCGATCCGACAATTGATCGTCCTCGAAGGATTCCTTGTTGGTCTGATTTCCGGCATCGTCGGACTGATTGTCGCTTATACGACGATTTACTTCCTGTATGATCTCGTTCCGTGGAATGAACCGTTATTGATTGGCGTATCGATCGCCTTACCGATTCTGTTCGGTGTCATCGCTGCCTTCATCCCAGCGCAACTGGCAGCACGTGTTCAACCGTACCAAGAATTAAAAGATGCTTCGTAA
- a CDS encoding HAD-IIIA family hydrolase — MNSIQAIFLDRDGTIGGDATVHYPGTFTLFPHVASLIQRLRDQGVLLIAFTNQPGISKGFAREQEFRTELQDFGFDDMLICPHAAEDRCSCRKPSSDLLLQAQAKHDLRLEQCVVIGDRWSDMMAAASAGCIKILVRTGAGEISIRDFADRVEQANVDYIADDLADAIAWLDTQN, encoded by the coding sequence ATGAATTCTATTCAAGCAATATTTCTTGATCGGGACGGGACGATTGGTGGAGATGCCACCGTCCACTATCCCGGAACGTTTACCTTATTCCCTCACGTCGCTTCACTAATACAACGCTTACGCGATCAAGGTGTTTTACTGATTGCGTTTACGAATCAGCCTGGTATCTCAAAAGGATTCGCGCGTGAACAGGAGTTCCGGACAGAATTACAGGACTTCGGCTTTGATGATATGCTGATTTGTCCGCATGCAGCGGAAGATCGCTGCTCTTGTCGCAAACCGTCATCAGACTTATTACTGCAAGCACAAGCAAAACACGATCTCCGACTCGAACAATGTGTCGTCATCGGGGACCGCTGGAGCGATATGATGGCAGCTGCAAGCGCCGGATGTATTAAAATCTTAGTCCGGACAGGTGCTGGGGAGATTTCCATCCGCGATTTTGCTGACAGGGTGGAACAAGCAAACGTCGACTATATCGCCGACGACTTGGCAGATGCGATCGCTTGGCTCGATACGCAAAACTGA
- a CDS encoding nucleotidyltransferase domain-containing protein — protein MNLQEVVAYIVKALQQEQIRFGIGGSLLLAHHGLPVTPHDIDLVVALEDVERAVQVLSEMGTIVEQDETSLYATQVFQEFIIKGIDVDLMSGLQIRHDEGIFVYPFAEQTINETELPFMSLVDWYVIYQLIPGREQKVAMIEHYLAEQEVDQERLKQLRRLNLPQVVRNRIYQWLN, from the coding sequence ATGAACTTACAGGAAGTAGTAGCCTATATCGTTAAGGCATTACAACAAGAGCAAATTCGCTTCGGTATCGGTGGTTCATTGCTGTTAGCACATCATGGATTGCCTGTCACTCCGCATGACATCGACCTCGTTGTCGCGCTAGAAGACGTCGAACGAGCAGTCCAAGTGTTATCGGAAATGGGAACCATCGTCGAACAAGACGAGACGTCACTGTACGCAACACAAGTGTTTCAGGAATTTATCATCAAAGGAATCGATGTCGATCTGATGAGCGGATTACAGATTCGCCATGACGAGGGGATCTTTGTCTATCCGTTTGCTGAACAAACGATTAATGAGACAGAACTTCCATTTATGTCACTCGTCGATTGGTACGTCATCTATCAATTGATTCCAGGACGAGAACAAAAGGTCGCAATGATTGAACACTATCTTGCTGAGCAGGAAGTGGATCAAGAGCGACTGAAACAGCTGAGACGACTTAATCTCCCCCAAGTCGTCAGGAATCGGATATATCAATGGCTGAACTGA
- a CDS encoding TetR/AcrR family transcriptional regulator has product MKKQDLRIIRTDRRIRETFLVLIDEVGFDAVTIKLLTERAEVNRGTFYHHYADKYELLERMTNEIFEKIEATFEREIPFVLINKTEDSPYRRIIPFLTFLYEHRTLMRILLSPASDGMFRNRVRDYMQQILFSGLPEQGERLVPEDYLVAYLSAAHLGVIESWLSHPNETTPEEIARIVFTISMEGPFRAAGFRR; this is encoded by the coding sequence ATGAAAAAACAAGATTTACGCATCATTCGGACCGACCGCCGAATTCGCGAGACGTTCCTCGTACTGATCGACGAGGTCGGCTTTGACGCCGTGACGATCAAGTTATTGACGGAACGCGCTGAAGTCAACCGGGGGACATTCTATCATCATTACGCGGATAAATACGAACTGCTCGAACGGATGACGAATGAGATCTTTGAAAAGATCGAAGCAACGTTCGAACGGGAAATCCCGTTCGTTTTGATCAACAAAACGGAGGACTCTCCGTACCGGCGAATCATTCCGTTTCTGACGTTCCTTTACGAGCACCGGACACTGATGCGGATTTTACTTAGCCCGGCGAGCGACGGGATGTTTCGGAACCGGGTCCGTGATTATATGCAACAGATTCTGTTCTCGGGGTTACCTGAACAAGGAGAACGACTCGTTCCGGAAGACTATCTCGTCGCCTATCTTTCTGCTGCCCATCTCGGAGTGATTGAATCGTGGTTGAGTCATCCGAACGAGACAACACCGGAAGAGATTGCTCGGATCGTCTTTACGATTTCAATGGAAGGACCGTTCCGAGCAGCGGGGTTCCGGCGATGA
- a CDS encoding ABC transporter ATP-binding protein: MDLRLHGVSKSFHQQNVLQQIDLLIPSGEICGLLGPSGSGKTTLIRLMIGAIQADTGSIQIGDTLMPNFKMLSQIGFMPQNDALYEDLSGLANLQFFGSLYNMSRQDLAKRIEEVLTLVDLTADQKKLVRHYSGGMKKRLSLAISILHRPSVLFLDEPTVGIDPVLRRQIWNQFQAIRAQGTTIVVSTHVMDEINECDRAALIYNGRIIAYDPLDRLLAQTENGKVEELFLLAGKDVT; this comes from the coding sequence ATGGATTTACGACTACACGGTGTATCCAAATCGTTTCATCAACAGAACGTCCTCCAACAGATTGATCTCCTGATTCCGTCTGGTGAAATTTGTGGTTTGCTTGGTCCGTCAGGTTCCGGTAAGACGACGTTGATTCGCTTAATGATCGGCGCGATCCAGGCAGATACGGGTTCGATTCAGATCGGTGACACCTTGATGCCGAATTTCAAGATGTTATCGCAGATCGGTTTCATGCCACAAAATGATGCCTTATATGAGGATTTATCAGGGCTTGCGAATCTACAGTTTTTCGGTTCCTTATACAACATGTCTCGTCAGGACTTGGCAAAACGAATTGAAGAGGTCTTGACACTCGTCGATTTGACCGCCGATCAAAAAAAGCTCGTCCGTCATTATTCTGGTGGGATGAAGAAACGGTTGTCCCTCGCCATCTCAATCCTACATCGTCCGAGCGTCCTATTCCTTGATGAGCCGACGGTCGGGATTGATCCCGTGTTACGCCGACAGATTTGGAATCAATTCCAAGCAATTCGTGCGCAAGGAACAACGATCGTCGTCTCGACTCACGTTATGGATGAAATCAACGAATGTGACCGAGCGGCATTGATTTATAACGGTCGAATCATCGCTTATGACCCCCTCGACCGTTTGCTTGCCCAGACGGAAAACGGAAAAGTTGAAGAACTATTCCTGCTCGCCGGAAAGGACGTGACGTGA
- a CDS encoding ABC transporter permease: MWQLARRVIRQTLNDKRSVGLILLAPLLIFTLIYFLLGNDDYTPVVAIDQDVPAPVSQAIEKQDLSIKAYSGSDADAYLKDHETVDVVLEMSDNQLSLSLREPSTKSSKALREIQAGLASLQPTMQLETNYLYGDVDQSTFDALGFVFLSLFSFFFVFILSAMALVKERSGGTLERLMMTPIRQTDVIFGYTLGYSVFASIQAILVVLYATTVLDLPSEGSIIWVFLTMLGLAVVAVLFGATISIFAQSELQVVQLIPFTIIPQIFFSGLIPLDLIPYGLGNIGYITPIFYGASAIKEVLVYGNGWSSIWPFWLGLFLYGAALFLLNMLALNKYRGHQKRHG; the protein is encoded by the coding sequence ATGTGGCAACTCGCACGACGGGTCATCCGTCAAACGTTGAACGATAAACGAAGCGTCGGACTGATTTTACTTGCTCCGTTATTAATCTTCACCTTGATCTATTTCTTGCTTGGAAACGATGACTACACGCCAGTCGTCGCCATTGACCAGGATGTACCAGCTCCGGTCTCACAAGCGATTGAAAAGCAGGATTTGTCGATCAAAGCGTATAGCGGTAGTGATGCGGACGCCTATCTGAAAGATCACGAAACGGTCGACGTCGTCTTAGAGATGAGCGACAATCAGCTGTCCTTAAGTCTCCGCGAACCTTCGACGAAAAGTTCCAAAGCACTACGCGAGATTCAAGCTGGACTGGCGTCACTGCAACCGACGATGCAACTTGAGACGAACTATCTCTACGGAGATGTCGATCAATCGACGTTTGATGCGCTCGGTTTCGTCTTTTTATCGCTATTCTCGTTCTTCTTCGTTTTTATCTTATCCGCGATGGCACTCGTCAAGGAGCGCAGTGGTGGCACACTCGAGCGCTTGATGATGACACCGATTCGCCAAACGGATGTCATCTTCGGTTATACGCTCGGTTATAGCGTCTTCGCTTCCATCCAAGCCATTCTTGTCGTCCTATATGCGACGACCGTTCTTGATTTGCCATCTGAAGGCTCGATCATCTGGGTCTTCCTGACGATGCTCGGACTTGCCGTCGTCGCGGTCTTGTTCGGGGCAACGATTTCGATCTTTGCCCAGTCTGAATTACAAGTTGTCCAATTGATTCCCTTTACGATCATTCCGCAAATCTTCTTCTCGGGTTTGATTCCGCTTGATTTGATTCCGTACGGACTCGGTAACATCGGATATATCACCCCGATCTTCTACGGGGCGAGTGCAATCAAGGAAGTGCTTGTCTACGGCAATGGTTGGTCAAGCATCTGGCCGTTCTGGCTCGGACTATTCCTTTATGGTGCAGCACTGTTCCTCTTAAATATGCTCGCCCTCAACAAGTATCGTGGACATCAAAAAAGACACGGCTGA
- a CDS encoding DUF2200 family protein: MSYEKVFQMPMQQLYNVYLQKVERKQRTQDELDEIMLWLTGHTQASFEQAKQAQSVAAFFEQAPELNERRFLVTGVICGIRVENLTDPHIRNIRILDKLVDELAKGKALSKILR; encoded by the coding sequence ATGAGTTATGAAAAAGTATTTCAAATGCCGATGCAGCAGCTGTACAACGTATACCTTCAAAAAGTAGAGCGCAAGCAACGGACGCAAGATGAGCTGGATGAAATCATGCTTTGGTTAACCGGACACACGCAAGCATCGTTTGAACAAGCAAAACAAGCGCAATCCGTCGCAGCCTTTTTCGAACAAGCACCCGAATTGAACGAACGTCGATTTTTAGTCACTGGTGTTATCTGCGGGATTCGAGTGGAAAACCTAACGGATCCGCATATCCGTAACATCCGCATTCTCGATAAACTCGTTGACGAACTGGCAAAAGGAAAAGCATTATCTAAGATTTTACGATAA
- a CDS encoding NADPH-dependent FMN reductase, producing the protein MEKLNIGIILGSTREGRLSPQVGNWVKQLADQRDDANYTILDIADYKLPLLGEKGGDASGAAAWSKDVAAQDGFVFIVQEYNHSIAASLKNALDYLRVEWNNKAAGIVSYGSVGGARAAEHLRGILGELLIADVRVHPALSLFTDFENGSVLKAAAVQETSVNQMLDQVIPWATALKTIR; encoded by the coding sequence ATGGAGAAATTAAACATTGGCATCATCTTAGGGTCAACACGTGAAGGACGTCTTAGCCCACAAGTCGGGAACTGGGTCAAACAACTTGCCGATCAACGGGATGATGCAAACTATACGATTCTTGACATCGCTGACTACAAATTACCACTGCTTGGTGAAAAGGGCGGGGATGCGTCGGGGGCTGCTGCTTGGTCGAAGGATGTCGCAGCACAAGACGGATTCGTCTTCATCGTGCAAGAATACAACCACTCGATTGCAGCGTCACTCAAGAACGCGCTCGATTATCTCCGCGTTGAATGGAACAATAAAGCGGCAGGGATCGTCTCTTACGGTTCAGTCGGTGGAGCACGGGCGGCAGAACATTTGCGCGGCATCTTAGGGGAGTTATTGATTGCCGACGTCCGGGTACATCCAGCGTTATCCTTGTTCACTGATTTTGAGAACGGATCGGTTCTCAAAGCCGCAGCCGTTCAAGAAACATCAGTCAACCAAATGCTCGATCAAGTCATCCCGTGGGCAACGGCGTTGAAAACGATCCGCTAA
- a CDS encoding ring-cleaving dioxygenase, translating to MNELKGIHHVTAITSSAEKNYDFFTNVLGMRLVKKTVNQDDIQTYHLFFADDKGSAGTDMTFFDFPGIQKGSHGTNEIFKTAFRVPTDAALEYWIKRFNKYDVKHRGIKEQFGKQTLSFVDFDEQQYMLISDEHNQGVASGTPWQNGPVPLEFAITGLGPIHIRIAEFDNLKAVLEQAMLMREVDQSGSLHLFEMGEGGNGAQVIVEHNVVLPSGRQGFGTVHHVAFRVEDTAALQEWIERMQQLRFNTSGYVDRFFFESLYARVARGVLFEWATDGPGFMGDEPYETVGEKLSLPPFLEPQRAQIEQMVRPIDTVRSTRKIEKEYL from the coding sequence ATGAATGAACTAAAAGGTATCCACCACGTTACAGCGATTACGAGCAGTGCTGAGAAAAACTATGACTTCTTTACAAATGTCTTAGGGATGCGATTAGTCAAAAAGACCGTCAATCAGGATGACATTCAGACGTATCACTTATTCTTCGCTGATGATAAAGGATCTGCCGGCACGGATATGACGTTCTTTGATTTCCCTGGTATTCAAAAAGGATCACACGGGACGAATGAAATCTTCAAGACAGCGTTCCGTGTCCCGACGGATGCCGCACTCGAGTACTGGATCAAACGGTTTAACAAATATGACGTCAAGCACCGTGGCATCAAAGAACAGTTCGGTAAACAGACGCTCTCGTTCGTCGACTTTGATGAGCAACAGTATATGTTGATTTCTGACGAGCATAATCAAGGTGTCGCGTCCGGCACACCGTGGCAAAACGGTCCAGTGCCTCTCGAGTTCGCGATCACAGGACTCGGTCCAATCCACATCCGGATTGCGGAATTCGATAACTTAAAAGCGGTACTCGAACAAGCGATGCTGATGCGCGAAGTCGATCAATCTGGTTCACTTCACCTGTTCGAGATGGGTGAAGGTGGAAATGGTGCCCAAGTCATTGTCGAGCATAACGTCGTCCTACCGAGTGGACGTCAAGGATTCGGAACAGTCCATCACGTCGCTTTCCGCGTCGAAGATACGGCTGCTTTACAGGAATGGATTGAGCGGATGCAACAGTTACGCTTCAACACATCGGGCTACGTCGATCGGTTCTTCTTCGAATCACTCTATGCTCGCGTCGCACGAGGTGTCTTGTTCGAGTGGGCAACGGATGGTCCTGGTTTCATGGGTGACGAACCTTACGAAACGGTCGGAGAGAAATTGTCATTACCACCATTCCTCGAACCACAACGAGCACAGATCGAACAAATGGTTCGTCCAATCGATACGGTCCGGAGCACACGCAAGATCGAAAAAGAATATCTTTAA
- a CDS encoding MarR family winged helix-turn-helix transcriptional regulator produces the protein MTRPNPNLKALTVMVRAVDALHEVIKKDVAQWGLNPTDFSVLELLYHRGRQPIQLIGKKVLITSSSITYVIDKLEKKNYVFRKACPEDRRVTFAELTSEGQQLMETIFPEHEQAINQVFQGIDPSDLEVFIQTAKKIGYQAKGN, from the coding sequence ATGACACGACCGAATCCGAACTTGAAAGCACTGACAGTGATGGTGCGGGCAGTTGACGCGCTACATGAAGTCATCAAGAAGGATGTTGCGCAGTGGGGACTGAATCCGACCGATTTTTCAGTTCTTGAGTTGTTGTACCATAGGGGAAGGCAACCGATTCAACTGATTGGGAAAAAAGTCTTGATAACGAGTAGTAGCATCACGTATGTCATCGATAAGCTTGAAAAAAAGAATTACGTTTTCCGTAAAGCGTGTCCAGAGGATCGGCGCGTGACATTTGCGGAACTGACCTCTGAAGGACAACAACTGATGGAAACGATTTTTCCGGAGCACGAGCAAGCAATCAACCAGGTATTTCAAGGGATAGACCCGTCTGATCTCGAAGTTTTCATTCAGACAGCCAAAAAGATCGGTTATCAAGCAAAAGGTAATTAA
- a CDS encoding Type 1 glutamine amidotransferase-like domain-containing protein, giving the protein MNLMLIGGGQLIAPSHQVINRHVFQLTSYLPHIVFLPTASRDERLYQQQFRSTYEALGATVSIITLFDDNQTIDTQRQLLQHADIIYVGGGHYPLLVKTLEDTGMDVLLKHAVERGTWYVGVSAGAIYPMEYGIRTREDGTDYCLDTGQGWLSGCLCPHLNQEKRAARFQGYLSQMESAIGLPDDTAYIQSETDQYMLGEGYELYK; this is encoded by the coding sequence ATGAACCTCATGTTAATCGGTGGCGGACAACTGATTGCGCCGTCCCATCAAGTCATCAATCGTCATGTCTTTCAACTGACGTCATACTTACCGCATATAGTCTTCCTCCCGACGGCAAGTCGGGACGAGCGATTGTACCAACAACAATTTCGATCTACATATGAAGCGCTTGGGGCAACCGTCTCAATCATTACCTTGTTTGACGATAACCAAACGATTGATACACAACGACAACTATTACAGCACGCTGACATCATCTATGTCGGAGGTGGTCATTATCCGTTACTCGTAAAGACACTTGAAGACACTGGAATGGATGTACTTCTCAAGCACGCGGTCGAGCGTGGAACGTGGTACGTCGGTGTTAGTGCTGGGGCGATCTATCCGATGGAATACGGGATCCGAACAAGGGAGGACGGAACGGACTATTGCCTCGATACGGGGCAAGGTTGGCTCAGTGGCTGTCTTTGTCCGCATTTGAATCAAGAAAAAAGGGCAGCTCGGTTTCAGGGCTACCTTTCTCAAATGGAAAGCGCGATCGGATTGCCTGACGATACGGCGTATATTCAATCTGAGACGGATCAGTATATGTTAGGTGAAGGATACGAGCTGTATAAATGA
- a CDS encoding aminoglycoside phosphotransferase family protein: MTEATRLIIEQLMGPVESFEKLSEQGGTSTVYRIETKRGTYLLKTATKARYQEWLAEEAIVLKDWMKREPGFLPEYVGFLKTEQQSHLLMGWREGITLTSALEQATSEQRIQLWQTFGTYLFHFHQRTTVGTSSDWLTERLMTAERYVASGWTSGTMDLLKRLKSSCPNPIAASWIHGDCTTDNLLVAADGTMSFIDVGAMKPGDRRYDIALAISPIIDDPEALDSFYQGYRFARLNKSEFDYFEHGLYTFF; the protein is encoded by the coding sequence ATGACGGAAGCGACCCGTCTAATCATCGAGCAACTGATGGGACCGGTCGAGTCTTTTGAAAAACTCAGTGAACAAGGGGGAACATCGACGGTCTACCGGATTGAAACGAAAAGAGGAACATACTTACTGAAGACTGCAACGAAGGCGAGATATCAAGAGTGGCTCGCAGAGGAAGCGATCGTCCTCAAAGATTGGATGAAACGCGAACCAGGGTTCCTTCCTGAGTACGTCGGCTTTTTAAAGACGGAACAGCAGAGTCATCTCTTGATGGGATGGCGAGAAGGGATCACGCTGACGAGTGCATTAGAACAGGCGACAAGCGAACAACGGATTCAGCTGTGGCAAACGTTCGGAACCTATCTCTTCCATTTTCATCAACGAACGACAGTGGGAACTTCAAGCGATTGGTTGACGGAACGTCTCATGACAGCAGAACGTTATGTCGCGTCTGGTTGGACGTCCGGAACGATGGATTTACTAAAACGATTAAAGTCTTCCTGTCCGAATCCGATTGCTGCTAGTTGGATTCATGGCGACTGTACGACGGATAATCTGTTGGTCGCAGCAGACGGTACGATGTCATTCATCGATGTCGGAGCGATGAAACCAGGCGATCGACGGTATGATATCGCTCTTGCGATCAGTCCAATTATCGATGATCCAGAAGCGCTCGATTCCTTCTATCAAGGATATCGGTTTGCTCGACTAAACAAATCAGAATTTGATTACTTCGAACATGGTCTGTATACCTTTTTCTAA
- a CDS encoding Lrp/AsnC family transcriptional regulator, protein MDQIDQQIVRILQDDARIPWSELGRQIGLSAPAVIERVRKMEDAGIIEGFRAVINPEALAQGLLAIVMFEETRCAGLIDFCKGHPEVVECHRLTGSYNFMVKLQTASVTTLERFLDDASVFGKPSTWIRLSTPVPFAGYTI, encoded by the coding sequence ATGGATCAGATTGATCAACAAATCGTCCGGATCTTGCAAGACGATGCAAGAATCCCATGGTCGGAACTCGGTCGACAAATCGGGTTATCGGCACCAGCCGTCATCGAACGAGTCCGAAAAATGGAGGACGCAGGGATCATCGAAGGATTTCGCGCTGTCATTAATCCGGAGGCACTCGCGCAAGGGTTACTCGCAATCGTCATGTTCGAAGAGACACGTTGCGCAGGCTTGATTGACTTTTGTAAGGGACATCCAGAAGTCGTCGAGTGTCACCGGCTGACCGGTAGCTATAACTTTATGGTCAAGTTGCAAACGGCGTCCGTTACAACATTAGAACGTTTTCTCGATGACGCATCGGTCTTCGGCAAACCGTCGACTTGGATCCGATTGTCGACGCCGGTTCCGTTTGCGGGGTATACGATATGA
- a CDS encoding DUF1272 domain-containing protein — protein sequence MQPTCVRCQETIETTIYQCSHACTFCEPCTKTLDHICQNCGEILEPATPVAT from the coding sequence ATGCAACCAACCTGTGTCCGGTGTCAAGAAACGATTGAAACGACGATCTATCAGTGTTCGCATGCTTGTACGTTTTGCGAACCGTGTACAAAAACGCTCGATCATATTTGCCAAAACTGTGGGGAGATACTCGAACCCGCAACGCCAGTCGCGACATAA